The following proteins are co-located in the Geoanaerobacter pelophilus genome:
- a CDS encoding ATP-binding cassette domain-containing protein, with translation MTTVLTADSLSKSFGEVKAVDGLTLQVKAGELFGLVGSDGAGKTTTIRMLAGVLDTTSGSATVLDHPCSSLDAIRGEIGYMSQRFGLYPDLTVGENIQFYADIFGLSKSERSANIERLLNATNLGAFRQRKAGNLSGGMKQKLGLACALIHTPKILFLDEPTNGVDPVSRREFWRLLYALLDEGVTIFVATAYLDEADRCHRVGLIHNGKLIACDTPGNLRNLAQAKILEIVSASPKTADRLLRTAFPDAAVMLFGDRIHLSTVDPEPMAAKTRQLLTSGQLEVYSIEEVEPSLEDIFVAMVSDRESPVVGNQLSVAVDHGQELGAKAVSVTGLTRRFGDFVAVKGIDLEVEHGEIFGFLGPNGAGKSTTIRMLCGILEPTSGSGRVAGCDIRTGQEEIKKRIGYMSQKFSLYEELTVEENIAFYGGIYRLSGKKLTERGDWAITMAGLEQRRTAIAGELSGGWKQRLALGCALLHEPPVIFLDEPTAGVDPLSRRAFWRLIRSLAAGGVTVFVTTHYMDEAEYCDRLAMIHQGEMVALGTPQQLKQEKMSEIVLEASCDRPQEILSQLEQLPAVRHAALYGRGAHLVTEDQNATENGLLGSALAGRVTLRAVIPSLEDLFVSLIEARERTATAPDRRAVR, from the coding sequence GTGACCACGGTCCTGACAGCGGACAGCCTGTCAAAGAGTTTCGGCGAGGTTAAAGCGGTTGACGGGCTGACCCTGCAGGTCAAGGCTGGGGAGCTGTTCGGGCTGGTCGGTTCCGACGGCGCCGGCAAGACTACTACCATCAGGATGCTAGCCGGGGTCCTGGACACCACCTCAGGCTCTGCGACCGTGCTGGATCACCCCTGTTCCAGTCTAGATGCCATTCGCGGCGAGATCGGCTACATGAGCCAGAGATTCGGACTCTACCCCGATCTCACGGTGGGGGAAAACATCCAATTCTACGCCGATATCTTCGGCCTGAGCAAAAGCGAGCGCAGCGCCAACATCGAGCGGCTACTGAACGCGACTAACCTTGGCGCATTCCGCCAGCGCAAGGCCGGCAACCTTTCCGGCGGCATGAAGCAGAAACTGGGACTGGCCTGCGCCTTGATCCACACCCCGAAGATTCTGTTTCTCGACGAGCCGACCAACGGGGTTGATCCGGTATCTCGCCGCGAATTCTGGCGGCTGCTATATGCGCTTCTGGACGAAGGGGTCACCATCTTCGTTGCCACCGCCTATCTCGACGAGGCTGACCGCTGTCACCGCGTCGGGCTGATCCATAACGGCAAGCTGATTGCCTGCGACACCCCGGGGAACCTGCGCAACCTGGCGCAGGCAAAGATCCTGGAAATAGTCTCCGCCAGCCCCAAGACAGCCGACCGGCTGCTGCGCACCGCCTTTCCGGATGCGGCGGTGATGCTCTTCGGTGACCGCATCCACCTCTCGACCGTCGATCCGGAGCCGATGGCAGCGAAGACGAGACAACTCCTGACCAGCGGCCAGCTGGAGGTCTACTCGATTGAAGAGGTCGAGCCGTCCCTGGAGGATATCTTTGTTGCCATGGTCAGCGACCGGGAAAGCCCGGTAGTTGGCAACCAGCTGAGCGTTGCTGTCGATCACGGCCAGGAGCTCGGGGCAAAGGCGGTATCCGTAACCGGGCTGACCAGGCGCTTCGGCGATTTCGTTGCCGTCAAGGGGATCGACCTCGAAGTCGAGCATGGCGAGATCTTCGGTTTCCTGGGACCAAACGGAGCAGGCAAATCAACCACCATCAGGATGCTCTGCGGCATCCTGGAACCAACATCCGGCAGCGGCAGGGTAGCAGGTTGCGACATCCGCACCGGCCAGGAAGAGATCAAGAAACGGATCGGCTACATGAGCCAGAAGTTCTCGCTCTACGAAGAGCTGACCGTGGAGGAAAACATCGCTTTTTATGGCGGCATCTACCGGCTTAGCGGGAAAAAGCTGACAGAGCGGGGTGACTGGGCTATAACAATGGCCGGACTGGAGCAGCGGCGCACAGCGATTGCCGGCGAGCTGTCCGGTGGGTGGAAGCAGCGGCTGGCCCTGGGCTGCGCCCTGCTTCACGAGCCGCCGGTGATCTTTCTCGACGAGCCGACCGCCGGAGTGGACCCGCTCAGCCGCCGCGCTTTCTGGCGACTTATCAGGAGCCTTGCCGCAGGAGGAGTAACCGTTTTTGTCACCACCCACTACATGGACGAGGCCGAGTATTGCGACCGTCTGGCCATGATCCATCAGGGGGAGATGGTTGCCCTCGGCACCCCGCAACAGCTGAAGCAGGAGAAGATGTCTGAGATCGTGCTGGAGGCCTCCTGCGACCGGCCACAGGAGATCCTTTCCCAACTGGAGCAGTTGCCGGCGGTCCGGCACGCAGCGCTTTACGGGCGTGGCGCTCATCTGGTCACCGAAGACCAGAATGCCACGGAAAACGGCTTGCTTGGCTCCGCGCTTGCTGGCCGGGTAACGCTCCGCGCCGTGATCCCTTCGCTTGAGGACCTGTTCGTGTCTCTCATCGAGGCCAGGGAGAGAACAGCGACGGCACCAGACAGGCGTGCTGTCCGCTGA
- a CDS encoding aspartate-semialdehyde dehydrogenase — MSKLWNVAIVGATGAVGAQMIECLEEREFPVGEIKFLASSRSVGEVLEFKGKPVLVEELKHDSFSGIDIALFSAGGERSREFCPAAAAAGAVCIDNSSAWRMDPEVPLVVPEVNPQAIAGYAKKGIIANPNCSTIQMVVALKPLHDAATIKRIVVSTYQAVSGTGKKAIDELRKQVGELLNCRPVNCNVYPHQIAFNCIPQIDSFEENGYTREELKMVNETRKIMEADIRVTATTVRVPVFYGHAESVNIETEKPLTADGAKKLLKKAPGVKLVDDPAKEVYPMPYTAAGQDLVHVGRVRQDESIDNGLNLWVVADNIRKGAATNAVQIAELLVQKYLNR, encoded by the coding sequence ATGAGTAAATTGTGGAACGTAGCAATAGTAGGCGCCACCGGCGCTGTGGGTGCCCAGATGATCGAGTGCCTGGAGGAGCGGGAGTTTCCGGTGGGAGAGATCAAGTTTCTGGCCAGCAGCCGCAGCGTGGGGGAGGTTCTGGAGTTTAAGGGAAAACCGGTGCTGGTGGAGGAGTTGAAACACGATTCTTTCAGCGGAATCGATATCGCGCTTTTTTCTGCCGGAGGGGAGCGTTCCCGGGAGTTCTGTCCTGCTGCCGCTGCTGCCGGCGCGGTCTGCATCGACAATTCATCTGCCTGGCGGATGGACCCGGAGGTGCCGCTGGTGGTGCCGGAGGTGAACCCGCAGGCAATCGCCGGCTATGCTAAAAAAGGGATCATTGCCAACCCGAACTGTTCGACGATCCAGATGGTCGTTGCCCTGAAACCACTGCATGACGCGGCAACCATAAAGCGGATCGTTGTTTCCACGTACCAGGCGGTGTCCGGAACCGGCAAGAAGGCGATTGACGAGCTGCGCAAGCAGGTTGGGGAGCTGCTCAACTGCCGCCCGGTGAACTGCAATGTCTATCCCCACCAGATCGCTTTCAACTGTATTCCGCAGATCGACTCCTTCGAGGAGAATGGATATACCAGGGAAGAGCTGAAGATGGTCAACGAGACCCGCAAGATCATGGAAGCGGATATTCGGGTTACGGCGACCACGGTGCGGGTGCCGGTTTTTTACGGTCATGCGGAGTCGGTGAATATTGAAACGGAAAAGCCCCTGACTGCGGATGGCGCGAAAAAGCTGCTGAAAAAGGCACCAGGGGTGAAGCTGGTCGATGATCCGGCTAAGGAGGTTTATCCGATGCCTTACACGGCTGCAGGTCAGGATCTGGTGCATGTGGGGCGTGTCAGACAGGACGAATCCATTGATAACGGTCTTAACCTGTGGGTAGTGGCCGACAATATCCGTAAAGGGGCTGCCACCAATGCGGTGCAGATTGCCGAGTTGCTGGTGCAAAAATATCTGAACCGGTAA
- a CDS encoding ABC transporter permease: MKPYRIKAVAWKESLHLLRDPRSLIMGIAIPMLMLFLFGYALNLDIEKARITFWDQSSSPQSRDFVSRFAASRYFSLVENSASYRDIEQAIDTRRAIIAIIIPPDFARTMAQNKETAVQAILDGSDANSATIVLAYAEGVTRQFSSEIIVNKAGSQGYSPKVAPVDLRPRAWFNTDLVSRHFIFPGLIAVIMMVIAALLTSLTVAREWETGTMEQLIATPLTGGEIIAGKLAPYIAIGVLDLVLCVVVGYYFFGVPLRGNLFLLFSLSLVFLVGAMALGVLISIVAKSQLLASQFALVATMLPAFLLSGFIFPIDNMPKPIQIFTNIITARHFVHILRGIYLKDSGFSEIYLQTVVLAIFSVVVLALAVKKFRKKID; this comes from the coding sequence ATGAAACCGTACCGGATCAAGGCGGTTGCCTGGAAGGAGTCGCTGCACCTGCTACGCGACCCGCGCAGCCTGATCATGGGGATCGCCATCCCGATGCTGATGCTGTTTCTCTTCGGCTACGCCCTGAATCTGGACATCGAGAAGGCGCGGATTACGTTCTGGGACCAGAGCAGCAGCCCACAGAGCCGTGATTTCGTCTCCCGGTTCGCAGCGTCGCGCTATTTCAGCCTGGTAGAGAACTCCGCCTCCTATCGCGACATCGAGCAGGCCATTGACACCAGGCGCGCCATCATTGCCATCATCATCCCGCCCGACTTTGCCCGAACCATGGCCCAAAACAAGGAGACCGCAGTACAAGCCATCCTCGACGGCAGCGACGCCAACAGCGCCACCATTGTCCTTGCCTATGCCGAGGGGGTAACACGCCAGTTTTCCTCGGAGATCATTGTTAACAAGGCAGGCAGCCAGGGTTATTCCCCCAAAGTCGCGCCGGTGGACCTGCGGCCGCGGGCCTGGTTCAACACCGATCTGGTATCCAGGCATTTCATCTTTCCCGGCCTGATAGCAGTAATCATGATGGTCATCGCCGCCCTGCTTACCTCGCTCACCGTGGCCAGGGAATGGGAAACCGGCACCATGGAGCAGCTGATCGCCACCCCGCTGACCGGCGGCGAGATCATCGCCGGCAAACTGGCCCCCTATATTGCCATTGGCGTGCTGGATCTGGTGCTGTGCGTAGTCGTGGGGTATTACTTTTTCGGGGTGCCGCTGCGCGGCAACCTGTTCTTGCTCTTCTCCCTGTCGCTGGTCTTCCTGGTTGGAGCCATGGCACTGGGGGTGCTGATCAGCATCGTTGCCAAGAGCCAGCTGCTGGCAAGCCAGTTCGCCCTGGTGGCCACCATGCTCCCGGCCTTTCTCCTGTCCGGGTTCATCTTTCCGATCGACAACATGCCCAAGCCGATCCAGATTTTCACCAACATCATCACGGCCCGGCACTTCGTGCATATCCTGCGCGGCATATACCTGAAGGATTCCGGTTTTAGTGAAATTTACCTGCAGACTGTGGTGCTGGCGATCTTCAGTGTGGTGGTGCTGGCGTTGGCAGTGAAGAAATTCAGGAAGAAGATCGACTGA
- a CDS encoding DUF748 domain-containing protein, whose amino-acid sequence MSRQRKILIALAASAALLLLFIILVLPGIVKTKAVEGIKKSTGRQAAIDRVSINPFTLSARIDGFRMKEADGAAVFASFSSLKVRVSTASIIRRAPVVGELTLVRPQLSLVRVSDNNYNFSDIVERIRKQPKSEGETLFSLNNIRIDNGSIDFDDRAARQPASHTLRSLTLAIPFISNIPYLADKYVTPHFGAIINGAPLRLDGKLKPLTKSAETVLTLKLDKLNLPHYLAYLPFDPGFAMPSGTLSTDLELAYRIGAKEKPELNIAGKLDLAGLAFTERQGTPLLALNQASAKINRLAAFSKQADIGRIQLDGLEAHISRDRQGSWNFSHLFTGASTVKPAPPATEKAKEHKPSPMPVVTLSGFALTNSTLHLRDAQPPGGFATTLQNISIEVRDFSTAPQKTAQWQLACDTDAKEQLSVNGTFSAAPVKAEAKLKLVAVQLKRYYPYLSGLLTAPIAGSAGLESVLTYSDESGLKVSDTTLSVSDLLVPFGPTDKLALKSLTVAGTGIDLKERQADIATVTLQRGSVSVSKESDGTLSPRQLLRKPAAAQNIPAPAGNAKPVEKPFRYTVRDVAIKGVDASFTDHGYQPAPTFTLKGISAGAKNITGPTFGPIPFTLTAGFGSTKAKIAASGTAIPEPFRLKGLVSLSQIPLRDFDPYYPDDMGIFIAGGTVDTRLNLDLAQKGDKITGNYSGSLGVRSFYSLDTIESEELLKWESLQIDNIRGTLQPFSLAIKDIALTSPFARVIVNKDGTLNLQQIGKVPKGEVAPQVATPAPQPAVPATTAPPVAIDTITIQDGTLAFIDRKLPGGFASTFFNLGGRVSGLSSESSRFATVDLRGVLENRSPLKISGTLNPLRGDLFMDLTAAFTDIELSPVTPYSGTYLGYSIDKGKLFLDLKYKIENKALSAENKVFIDQFTFGRKIESDKATNLPVRLAVALLKDGKGEIHLDLPVSGRTDDPKFSVWKVAFQMLKNLLVKAATSPFSLLSSMFGSSEDFSSVSFAPGSAAVSANEQEKLVKLAKALKDRPAVSLEISGYLDRQRDPEGYRQLQLTHRIHNEKFLAMVKSKQNRPEDSPETVSVTPAEYSVYLKAVYRKEDFPKPRNAIGMLKDLPDDEMKKLILTHLPAGDKELQALARERAVAVQSFLRDKGGMPRERLFLKQDDPFKPAEKKEQSPSRVEFGVTVK is encoded by the coding sequence ATGTCACGACAACGCAAAATTCTTATAGCGCTAGCAGCTAGCGCAGCCCTGTTGCTGCTCTTCATCATCCTGGTCCTGCCAGGGATCGTCAAAACCAAGGCGGTTGAGGGAATCAAGAAATCCACCGGCCGCCAGGCAGCCATTGACCGGGTCTCGATCAACCCCTTTACCCTGAGCGCCAGAATCGACGGGTTTCGAATGAAAGAGGCCGACGGCGCTGCGGTCTTTGCCTCCTTCAGCAGCCTTAAGGTCCGGGTCTCCACCGCCTCCATTATCCGCCGCGCCCCGGTTGTCGGCGAGCTGACCCTGGTCCGGCCCCAGCTCTCACTGGTGCGGGTGAGCGATAACAACTACAACTTCTCAGATATCGTCGAGCGGATCAGAAAGCAGCCGAAAAGCGAAGGGGAAACCCTCTTTTCGCTCAATAACATCAGGATCGACAACGGCAGCATCGACTTCGACGACCGGGCTGCCCGGCAACCGGCCAGCCACACCTTGCGCAGCCTCACGCTGGCCATTCCGTTCATCAGCAACATCCCGTACCTGGCCGACAAGTACGTCACCCCGCACTTCGGAGCGATCATCAACGGCGCTCCGCTCAGGCTGGACGGCAAACTCAAACCGCTGACCAAATCGGCGGAAACCGTGCTGACCCTGAAACTGGACAAGCTGAACCTGCCGCACTATCTGGCGTATCTCCCGTTTGACCCCGGCTTTGCCATGCCCAGTGGCACCCTTTCCACTGATCTGGAACTGGCCTACCGGATCGGCGCCAAAGAAAAACCGGAACTGAACATTGCCGGCAAGCTTGACCTGGCGGGACTGGCCTTCACCGAACGGCAGGGTACGCCGCTGCTGGCGCTCAACCAGGCAAGCGCGAAGATTAACCGCTTGGCGGCATTCAGCAAGCAGGCAGACATCGGCCGGATACAGCTGGACGGATTGGAGGCGCATATCAGCCGTGACCGGCAGGGGAGCTGGAATTTCAGCCACCTGTTCACCGGCGCCTCGACAGTAAAACCGGCCCCTCCCGCAACAGAAAAAGCCAAAGAGCATAAACCCTCGCCAATGCCGGTGGTCACGCTGTCTGGCTTTGCACTGACCAACAGTACGCTCCATCTCCGCGATGCCCAACCGCCGGGGGGATTTGCCACGACCCTGCAGAATATCTCCATTGAAGTCAGGGATTTCAGCACCGCCCCCCAAAAGACGGCCCAGTGGCAGCTTGCCTGTGACACCGATGCCAAAGAGCAGCTGTCGGTCAATGGCACCTTCAGCGCCGCACCTGTTAAGGCTGAAGCAAAGCTGAAGCTCGTTGCAGTGCAGTTGAAGCGGTACTACCCGTACCTGAGCGGGCTGCTCACGGCGCCGATAGCCGGTTCAGCAGGACTGGAGAGCGTCCTGACCTACAGCGACGAGTCAGGACTAAAGGTTAGCGATACCACGCTGAGCGTCAGCGACCTGCTGGTTCCGTTCGGCCCGACCGATAAACTAGCGCTGAAGAGCCTGACAGTTGCCGGAACCGGCATCGACCTCAAGGAGCGGCAGGCTGATATCGCCACCGTCACCCTCCAGCGCGGCAGCGTCTCGGTCAGCAAGGAGAGCGACGGCACCCTGTCTCCGCGGCAACTGCTGAGAAAGCCGGCCGCAGCCCAGAACATACCGGCACCGGCAGGCAACGCAAAACCAGTCGAAAAACCGTTCCGCTACACCGTGCGCGACGTGGCGATAAAAGGGGTTGATGCCTCCTTTACTGACCACGGCTACCAGCCGGCGCCGACCTTTACCCTGAAAGGGATCAGCGCCGGTGCCAAAAACATCACCGGCCCCACCTTCGGACCGATACCGTTCACCCTGACCGCCGGTTTCGGTAGCACGAAAGCGAAGATCGCAGCCAGCGGCACCGCAATACCAGAGCCGTTCCGGCTGAAGGGCCTGGTCAGCTTGTCGCAGATCCCGCTCCGCGACTTTGACCCTTACTACCCGGATGATATGGGGATCTTCATCGCCGGAGGCACGGTTGACACCCGGCTGAACCTCGATCTTGCCCAAAAAGGGGACAAGATTACCGGTAATTACAGCGGCAGCCTTGGGGTACGCTCCTTCTACAGCCTCGATACGATCGAGTCGGAAGAGCTGCTGAAATGGGAAAGCCTGCAGATCGACAATATCCGCGGCACCCTGCAGCCGTTCTCCCTGGCGATCAAGGATATTGCCCTCACCTCGCCGTTTGCCCGGGTTATCGTCAACAAGGACGGCACCCTCAACCTCCAGCAGATCGGCAAGGTGCCCAAGGGAGAAGTTGCGCCACAGGTGGCCACCCCGGCACCTCAACCGGCCGTGCCAGCAACCACCGCGCCGCCGGTGGCCATCGACACCATCACCATCCAGGACGGTACTCTGGCGTTCATCGACCGCAAGCTCCCCGGCGGCTTCGCCTCCACCTTCTTCAACCTCGGCGGCCGGGTCAGCGGGCTGTCCTCCGAATCCAGCCGCTTCGCCACCGTTGACCTGCGCGGGGTGCTGGAGAACCGCTCGCCGCTCAAGATCAGCGGCACCCTGAACCCCCTGCGCGGCGACCTGTTCATGGATCTGACCGCAGCTTTCACCGACATCGAGCTGTCTCCGGTCACCCCCTATTCCGGTACCTACCTGGGATACAGCATCGACAAGGGAAAACTGTTCCTCGACCTGAAGTACAAGATCGAGAACAAGGCACTGTCAGCCGAGAACAAGGTGTTCATCGACCAGTTCACCTTTGGCCGCAAGATCGAGAGCGACAAGGCGACCAATCTGCCGGTCCGGCTGGCCGTGGCCCTGCTCAAGGACGGCAAGGGCGAGATCCATCTCGACCTGCCGGTCTCAGGCCGTACCGATGACCCAAAATTCAGCGTCTGGAAGGTCGCCTTCCAAATGCTGAAGAACCTGCTGGTCAAGGCCGCCACCTCTCCGTTCTCCTTGCTGTCATCGATGTTCGGCAGCAGCGAGGACTTCAGCTCCGTCAGTTTTGCCCCAGGCTCAGCGGCTGTCTCAGCAAACGAGCAGGAGAAACTGGTCAAACTGGCCAAGGCGCTCAAGGACCGGCCGGCGGTCTCTCTGGAGATTTCCGGGTATCTTGACCGGCAACGTGACCCGGAAGGGTACCGGCAGCTGCAGTTGACCCACCGGATTCACAATGAAAAATTCCTGGCCATGGTCAAGTCAAAGCAGAACCGGCCCGAGGACAGTCCCGAGACGGTCAGCGTCACCCCGGCCGAGTACTCGGTCTACCTGAAAGCGGTCTACCGCAAAGAGGATTTCCCGAAACCGCGCAACGCCATCGGTATGCTCAAGGACCTGCCCGATGATGAAATGAAAAAACTGATTCTTACTCACCTCCCGGCCGGAGACAAGGAGTTGCAAGCGCTGGCCCGCGAGCGGGCCGTTGCCGTGCAGAGTTTCCTGCGCGACAAGGGAGGCATGCCCAGGGAGCGGCTCTTTCTGAAACAGGACGACCCGTTCAAGCCTGCCGAGAAAAAAGAGCAGAGCCCCAGCCGGGTGGAATTCGGCGTGACGGTCAAGTAG
- the asd gene encoding aspartate-semialdehyde dehydrogenase produces MKVGIVGWRGMVGSVLMQRMQEENDFALGFEPVFFTTSQAGQPAPMGGGTLKKADDIEELKKLDIIITCQGGDYTKAVHPELRKQGWNGYWIDAASTLRMEDNAVIILDPVNRNVIDAALAKGQKDFIGGNCTVSLMLMGLGGLFRAGLVEWLSSMTYQAASGAGAPNMRELLSQMGVLQGVVAEELKNPGSAILEIDKKVTATLRDGSMPMKEFGGFPLAGNVLPWIDREVEDGQSREEWKGFAETNKILGTTSPIPVDGICVRVGAMRCHSQGITMKLTKDLPLAEIEQIIANDNQWVKLIPNTKADTLAGLTPAAVSGLLTVPVGRVRKMKMGPQYVQAFTCGDQLLWGAAEPLRRMLRILMEK; encoded by the coding sequence ATGAAAGTCGGAATCGTTGGTTGGCGCGGTATGGTCGGTTCGGTCCTCATGCAGCGGATGCAAGAGGAGAACGATTTTGCTCTCGGTTTTGAGCCGGTGTTTTTTACCACCTCGCAGGCCGGACAGCCTGCGCCGATGGGTGGGGGCACCCTCAAAAAGGCAGACGACATTGAAGAGCTTAAGAAACTCGACATCATCATCACCTGTCAGGGTGGCGACTACACCAAGGCGGTACATCCGGAGCTGCGCAAGCAGGGGTGGAACGGTTACTGGATCGACGCGGCTTCCACCCTGCGGATGGAAGACAATGCCGTGATCATCCTCGACCCGGTCAATCGCAACGTTATCGATGCGGCCCTGGCCAAGGGACAGAAGGATTTCATCGGTGGCAACTGCACCGTCAGCCTGATGCTGATGGGGCTTGGTGGACTGTTCCGCGCCGGCTTGGTGGAGTGGCTCTCGTCCATGACCTATCAGGCAGCATCAGGGGCCGGAGCGCCGAACATGCGCGAACTGCTCTCGCAGATGGGCGTGCTGCAGGGTGTTGTCGCAGAAGAGTTAAAGAACCCCGGCTCTGCAATACTGGAGATCGACAAGAAGGTTACAGCCACGCTGCGCGACGGTTCCATGCCGATGAAGGAGTTCGGCGGCTTCCCTCTGGCAGGCAACGTCCTTCCCTGGATCGACCGCGAGGTGGAGGATGGCCAGAGCCGCGAGGAGTGGAAAGGGTTTGCTGAGACCAACAAGATCCTCGGCACCACCAGCCCGATCCCGGTGGACGGCATCTGCGTCCGGGTCGGCGCCATGCGCTGCCACAGTCAGGGGATTACCATGAAGCTGACCAAGGACCTGCCGCTGGCCGAGATCGAGCAGATCATCGCCAACGACAACCAGTGGGTCAAGCTGATCCCCAACACCAAGGCGGATACCCTTGCCGGGCTTACCCCGGCGGCAGTCTCCGGCCTGCTCACCGTCCCGGTCGGCCGGGTGCGCAAGATGAAGATGGGCCCGCAGTACGTCCAGGCGTTCACCTGCGGTGATCAGCTGCTGTGGGGCGCTGCCGAGCCGCTGAGAAGAATGCTGCGGATATTGATGGAGAAGTAA
- a CDS encoding efflux RND transporter periplasmic adaptor subunit: protein MKKPIIIAAVIAVAAVLAIAVIRRTPVAATGLKVSGSIEATTVQVSFKVAGRLDKRLVDEGDVVKTGQPVALLHTNEFVDEKNARSSEARASRAALADLVAGSRKEELTQAEAVLARMKAEADRMAKEFARAEALFKREVIPLKELDAARAGRDSSTAAVREAEERLKLLRIGPRPDAVNQARARVDAATAVLALAETRLADTSVASPVAGLVLAKHAEPGEMLAPGAPVVTIGKLDEVWLKAYIPETELGRVKVGQPVRVTSDTWPGRAYEGKITFISPQAEFTPKNVQTEKERVKLVYRIKITLPNPKMELKPGMPADATIETGVPRQ from the coding sequence ATGAAGAAACCGATTATTATCGCTGCAGTCATTGCTGTTGCTGCAGTGCTGGCAATAGCCGTCATCCGCCGAACGCCGGTGGCAGCAACCGGCCTCAAGGTCTCGGGGAGCATCGAGGCGACCACGGTCCAGGTCTCGTTCAAGGTCGCAGGGCGTCTCGACAAGCGGCTCGTTGACGAAGGGGATGTCGTAAAAACAGGCCAGCCGGTGGCGCTCCTCCACACCAATGAATTCGTCGACGAGAAAAACGCCCGCTCGTCCGAGGCACGAGCAAGCCGGGCGGCCCTGGCCGATCTGGTTGCCGGGAGCCGTAAGGAGGAGCTGACCCAGGCCGAGGCGGTGCTGGCACGGATGAAGGCTGAAGCCGACCGGATGGCCAAGGAGTTTGCCAGGGCCGAGGCACTGTTCAAACGCGAGGTCATCCCCCTTAAAGAGCTGGATGCAGCCCGCGCCGGTCGCGACAGCTCGACAGCAGCGGTCAGAGAGGCCGAAGAGCGATTGAAACTGCTGAGGATCGGCCCCAGGCCGGATGCCGTCAACCAGGCGCGGGCGCGGGTCGATGCGGCCACTGCTGTGCTGGCACTGGCAGAGACCAGGCTTGCCGATACCTCCGTAGCATCTCCGGTCGCTGGTCTGGTGCTGGCCAAACATGCCGAACCAGGGGAGATGCTGGCTCCGGGTGCGCCGGTAGTGACGATCGGCAAGCTGGACGAGGTCTGGCTCAAGGCGTACATTCCGGAGACCGAACTCGGCAGGGTCAAGGTCGGCCAGCCGGTCCGTGTGACCTCCGATACCTGGCCGGGCAGGGCTTACGAGGGAAAGATTACCTTTATCTCCCCGCAGGCCGAGTTTACCCCGAAAAACGTCCAGACCGAAAAAGAGCGGGTCAAACTGGTCTACCGGATCAAGATTACCCTCCCCAACCCGAAGATGGAGTTGAAACCCGGCATGCCGGCTGATGCCACCATAGAAACCGGGGTACCAAGGCAGTGA
- the leuB gene encoding 3-isopropylmalate dehydrogenase, with protein sequence MGKTFKVAVLPGDGIGPEVMAEALRVLDAVESKYAVKFERTHANVGGAGIDLEGKALPETTVNICKASDAILFGSVGGPKWESLPPDEQPERGALLPLRKIFGLYANLRPAIIFPSLTGASSLKEEVIAGGFNVLVIRELTGGIYFSQPKGIDGVGRDRVGVDTMRYSVPEIERITHVAFQAARKRGKKVCSIDKANVLSTSVLWREVVIGIAKEYPDVELTHMYVDNAAMQLVKWPKQFDVILCENMFGDILSDEAAMLTGSLGMLPSASLAEGTFGMYEPSGGSAPDIAGQGIANPIAQILSMGMMLKFSFAMVDAADAIDNAVAKVLDQGYRTRDIYQNKPGEKLVNTKEMGAAIIAAL encoded by the coding sequence ATGGGCAAGACATTCAAGGTTGCGGTTCTTCCTGGTGACGGCATTGGCCCGGAGGTCATGGCCGAGGCACTCAGGGTGCTGGACGCGGTGGAAAGCAAATATGCGGTAAAATTCGAGCGAACCCATGCCAACGTGGGTGGTGCCGGTATCGATCTTGAGGGGAAGGCGCTGCCGGAGACCACGGTCAATATCTGCAAGGCCTCCGACGCGATCCTGTTCGGCTCTGTCGGCGGTCCGAAATGGGAGAGCCTCCCCCCGGACGAGCAGCCGGAGCGGGGCGCGTTGCTGCCGCTGCGCAAGATTTTCGGGCTTTACGCCAACCTGCGGCCGGCCATCATCTTCCCGTCCTTGACCGGCGCTTCATCATTGAAGGAAGAGGTCATTGCCGGCGGGTTCAATGTGCTGGTTATCCGCGAATTGACCGGCGGCATCTATTTCTCGCAGCCGAAAGGGATCGATGGTGTCGGGCGTGATCGGGTGGGCGTGGATACCATGCGCTACAGCGTACCCGAGATCGAGCGGATCACCCATGTTGCCTTCCAGGCCGCCCGCAAGCGGGGCAAGAAGGTCTGTTCCATCGACAAGGCTAATGTGCTTTCGACATCGGTCCTGTGGCGCGAGGTTGTCATCGGTATCGCCAAGGAGTACCCGGATGTGGAGCTGACCCACATGTATGTAGATAACGCTGCGATGCAGCTGGTCAAGTGGCCGAAGCAGTTCGACGTCATCCTCTGTGAGAACATGTTCGGCGATATCCTTTCCGACGAGGCTGCCATGCTGACCGGTTCGCTGGGGATGCTCCCGTCGGCATCGCTGGCAGAAGGAACCTTCGGTATGTATGAGCCGTCAGGCGGCTCTGCACCTGATATCGCCGGGCAGGGGATCGCCAACCCCATCGCCCAGATCCTCTCCATGGGGATGATGCTCAAGTTCTCCTTTGCCATGGTGGATGCTGCCGATGCCATTGATAATGCCGTGGCCAAGGTGCTGGACCAGGGGTACCGTACCAGGGACATCTACCAGAACAAGCCGGGTGAGAAGCTGGTGAATACCAAGGAGATGGGCGCCGCCATTATCGCCGCCCTGTAG